One Sodalinema gerasimenkoae IPPAS B-353 DNA segment encodes these proteins:
- a CDS encoding RuBisCO accumulation factor 1: protein MTEQKPEPQKLTDEEAREILRSLRHKEGNWIHWGKLCKQLQDAGHAAADIFEETGIEALVQNQVIVAAQVYDSIVEGQASPEVLAYCEGPRSDVLYELRILNQRQRLEAATLAAQKRLDMDGAHRLSHDIKAVACLAQIPEGFTRHPGDAVAYQCWKQAKRQRDLSQRARLIGEGLRFAETDRARQQLEALLQNLTAPAPRQAPLLPLYRPESSEELPRLLPFAGEMPLTATEIEAVAAIAPEEPFQITRLPSDSACVPVPGWQVVLKARDPVALLTSSESLPNSAGGVRETVIVAIDRGQRDWDENSYFLVQEGQQVRLAWFEEAPSLTILGQLLLVLRPKRILDEGNITEPWQMDD, encoded by the coding sequence ATGACTGAACAAAAACCTGAGCCACAAAAACTAACGGATGAGGAGGCTCGTGAGATTCTGCGATCGCTCCGTCATAAGGAAGGGAACTGGATTCACTGGGGCAAACTCTGTAAGCAACTCCAGGATGCGGGCCATGCGGCGGCGGATATTTTCGAGGAAACAGGGATTGAGGCGTTGGTTCAAAATCAGGTGATTGTGGCCGCTCAGGTCTATGACAGTATTGTGGAGGGTCAGGCGTCACCGGAGGTGTTGGCCTACTGTGAGGGGCCCCGCAGTGATGTCCTCTATGAGTTGCGGATTCTCAATCAGCGGCAACGGTTGGAGGCGGCAACCTTAGCGGCTCAGAAACGCTTGGATATGGATGGGGCCCATCGTCTGAGCCATGATATCAAGGCAGTGGCCTGTTTAGCTCAGATTCCCGAAGGGTTTACTCGCCATCCTGGAGATGCGGTGGCCTATCAATGTTGGAAACAGGCCAAACGGCAGCGGGACTTGTCTCAACGGGCGCGGTTGATTGGCGAAGGACTGCGTTTTGCGGAAACGGACAGGGCCCGTCAGCAGTTGGAGGCACTTTTACAGAATTTGACAGCCCCCGCGCCACGCCAAGCGCCCCTGCTGCCCTTATATCGCCCGGAAAGCAGTGAGGAGTTGCCGCGTCTGTTGCCCTTTGCCGGAGAGATGCCCCTGACAGCGACTGAGATTGAAGCTGTGGCGGCGATCGCCCCGGAAGAGCCGTTCCAGATTACCCGTCTCCCCAGTGACAGTGCCTGTGTTCCCGTTCCCGGCTGGCAGGTGGTCTTAAAAGCGCGAGACCCGGTGGCGTTGTTAACCTCCAGTGAGAGTTTGCCCAACTCCGCCGGGGGCGTTCGGGAGACAGTGATTGTCGCCATTGATCGCGGCCAACGGGATTGGGATGAAAATAGCTATTTCCTGGTGCAAGAGGGGCAGCAGGTGCGCTTGGCTTGGTTTGAGGAGGCCCCGAGTCTGACGATTTTGGGCCAGTTGTTGCTGGTGTTGCGTCCCAAGCGGATTTTGGACGAGGGGAATATCACCGAGCCGTGGCAGATGGATGATTGA
- the rpmB gene encoding 50S ribosomal protein L28: MARRCQVSGKKANNAYAVSHSHRRTKRLQEANLQWKRFWWPQGNRWVRLRVSTKMIKTIQRKGLATVAKEAGLNLNKF, from the coding sequence ATGGCACGTCGATGCCAAGTCAGTGGAAAAAAAGCCAACAACGCCTATGCGGTGTCCCACTCCCACCGTCGCACCAAACGGCTTCAGGAAGCGAACCTGCAATGGAAGCGTTTTTGGTGGCCTCAGGGGAATCGCTGGGTGCGCCTACGGGTTTCTACCAAGATGATCAAAACCATTCAACGCAAGGGACTGGCAACAGTCGCCAAGGAAGCCGGACTGAACTTAAACAAGTTTTAG
- a CDS encoding type II secretion system protein yields MKPKPQPVLFLLQRLRRRAPTHISSRQGFTTIEVLVVIVMIGILTAIAAPSWLSFVNNRRVRNTADAAQQVMRRAQSRASTENRTWEASFRMVQDIGVQGSAHPRGANPSWTTLSPDAGNLVTLDEGRMAMPQDCDHGDYCVRFEDRGILSRDSYNNADAEVDDSGMIARIAFTDVDGGDNPNRRCVVISTILGSIRGDRCED; encoded by the coding sequence ATGAAACCGAAACCTCAACCCGTCCTGTTTCTTCTACAGCGACTTAGACGAAGAGCGCCGACTCACATCTCCAGTCGCCAAGGCTTCACCACCATCGAAGTCTTAGTGGTGATCGTCATGATCGGCATTCTCACGGCCATCGCCGCCCCCAGTTGGTTGTCCTTCGTCAATAACCGACGAGTCCGAAACACCGCCGATGCGGCCCAACAAGTGATGCGCCGCGCTCAATCTCGGGCCAGCACCGAGAACCGCACCTGGGAAGCCAGTTTCCGTATGGTTCAGGACATAGGCGTTCAAGGCTCAGCCCATCCTCGTGGCGCTAATCCCTCCTGGACAACTCTCTCCCCAGATGCGGGCAACCTAGTTACCCTAGATGAGGGCAGAATGGCCATGCCTCAGGACTGTGATCATGGAGATTACTGTGTCCGTTTTGAAGACCGGGGCATTCTCTCTCGTGATTCCTACAACAACGCTGATGCTGAGGTTGATGATTCGGGGATGATTGCCCGTATTGCCTTTACTGATGTTGATGGTGGCGATAACCCGAACCGACGCTGCGTTGTTATATCAACTATTCTGGGCTCAATTCGTGGCGATCGCTGCGAAGACTAA
- a CDS encoding BMC domain-containing protein gives MSQTPLSRIPTPLPKQRKRLKYQDTALGMVSTRSFPAIVGTADMMVKSADVILVGYEKIGAGYCTAIVRGRYPDVRLAVEEGAKTAEQFGQLISKSTIARPMPNLEVVFPLGSRLVELCNQQRGYSRLSNRAIGLLETRGFPAMVGGADAMLKSADVQLAAYETIGDGLCTAIIRGTVANVAVAIEAGMHEAERIGELHAVMVIPRLLEDLENVLPVASYWLDEAEQPLPVLVSSPVETEQAKPIALPALEKVPVEIEEPIQQPEEEQIEELIAEPLPAPRQDPPDFELD, from the coding sequence ATGTCTCAGACTCCTCTAAGCCGGATTCCCACTCCCCTCCCCAAACAACGGAAACGCCTCAAGTACCAAGATACCGCCCTGGGGATGGTATCGACTCGTAGCTTCCCGGCGATCGTCGGCACAGCGGATATGATGGTCAAGTCCGCCGATGTGATCTTAGTGGGCTACGAGAAGATAGGCGCCGGCTATTGTACGGCGATCGTACGAGGGCGCTATCCCGATGTTCGCCTGGCGGTAGAAGAAGGGGCCAAAACCGCTGAACAGTTCGGACAACTCATCTCCAAGTCCACCATTGCCCGCCCCATGCCTAACTTAGAGGTGGTCTTCCCCCTCGGCAGCCGCTTGGTGGAACTCTGTAACCAACAACGGGGCTATTCCCGCCTGAGTAATCGGGCCATTGGCCTCCTCGAAACCCGAGGCTTTCCCGCCATGGTGGGGGGCGCCGATGCCATGCTCAAATCAGCCGATGTGCAACTGGCCGCCTATGAAACCATTGGCGATGGACTCTGTACCGCCATTATCCGGGGAACCGTGGCTAACGTGGCCGTAGCCATTGAGGCGGGGATGCACGAAGCCGAACGCATTGGCGAACTCCACGCCGTGATGGTCATTCCTCGACTGTTAGAAGACTTAGAAAACGTCTTACCTGTGGCCAGCTACTGGCTTGATGAAGCAGAACAACCCTTGCCCGTCCTCGTCTCCTCGCCGGTGGAAACAGAACAAGCCAAACCTATTGCTTTACCGGCTCTGGAAAAAGTCCCGGTGGAAATCGAGGAACCCATCCAACAACCTGAAGAGGAACAGATCGAAGAACTGATTGCCGAACCCTTGCCCGCCCCCAGACAAGACCCTCCAGACTTTGAGTTAGATTAG
- a CDS encoding prepilin-type N-terminal cleavage/methylation domain-containing protein: protein MKFSRYLRNYVKRGVKALKSRRFRSSESGFTLTEILVSVIIAGIIMSGLMTVMVELLTSDARETARTETQQEMQMALDYISADIREAAYVYDGKCLDGSLRVEARENPNVCGQGLFNRINVPENTVPILAFWKLEPIPEQVLRNDCNFNQPLPIGIPCVAGRSYSLVIYYLTSNNADEGSVGPWAGMGRIRRAVYRQFPGDVQDTNYINPMEVGFDAWPGGGGTPNIPTPITLVDFVDDRNLSTIANEQDVQSMDVDCPDDYNLTPSDATLERYSFPEVRNFYACVLDETGRRAQQQQSSSDDPTAFNQKVILFIRGNAAGKPGIRSANEGFMPAIQTQVLNRSVRRKSPRQF from the coding sequence ATGAAATTTTCGAGATATTTAAGGAACTATGTTAAACGAGGCGTGAAGGCACTCAAAAGTAGACGCTTTCGGTCGTCTGAATCAGGCTTTACTTTGACGGAAATTTTAGTATCTGTAATTATTGCCGGCATTATTATGTCTGGCTTAATGACAGTGATGGTTGAACTCTTGACATCAGATGCAAGAGAAACAGCCAGAACTGAAACGCAGCAAGAAATGCAGATGGCGCTAGACTATATCAGTGCCGACATTCGTGAAGCGGCCTATGTCTATGATGGAAAGTGTTTGGATGGGAGTCTCCGAGTTGAGGCTAGAGAAAATCCTAATGTATGTGGTCAGGGATTATTTAATCGGATCAACGTTCCTGAGAATACTGTGCCGATTTTAGCATTTTGGAAGTTGGAGCCAATTCCGGAACAGGTGCTTAGGAACGACTGTAATTTTAACCAGCCACTTCCTATTGGTATTCCCTGCGTTGCTGGCCGGAGCTATAGCTTGGTCATCTACTATCTCACCAGCAATAATGCCGATGAAGGTTCTGTTGGTCCTTGGGCAGGGATGGGTCGCATCAGAAGGGCCGTTTACCGCCAGTTTCCTGGGGATGTGCAAGATACCAATTATATTAATCCAATGGAAGTAGGATTCGATGCCTGGCCCGGAGGCGGTGGAACGCCCAATATTCCTACCCCCATTACGTTGGTTGATTTTGTGGATGACCGCAATCTGTCTACCATTGCCAATGAACAGGATGTTCAAAGCATGGATGTTGATTGTCCTGATGATTATAATCTAACACCTAGTGATGCAACCCTAGAACGCTATAGCTTTCCAGAGGTTCGTAACTTCTACGCTTGTGTCTTGGATGAAACGGGACGACGAGCGCAACAGCAGCAATCTAGTTCTGATGATCCTACGGCGTTTAACCAGAAGGTTATTCTCTTCATACGAGGTAATGCCGCAGGAAAACCAGGCATCCGCAGTGCTAATGAAGGGTTCATGCCGGCTATTCAAACCCAGGTCTTGAACCGCAGTGTTCGCCGTAAGAGTCCCCGACAATTCTAA
- a CDS encoding type IV pilus modification PilV family protein, giving the protein MKPHALIQTKRLLTHHRDRLAPVTSQDSGLTLIEGLVAILIVSAVIVGITPMMFLSVATRIQNRRAEQALQLAHGQIDQIRVLMEQGITDGNIEQIEPQLPPLAGESNINEVGPPTRVINSLMSTNSTCNDLTNLGQLTPDAVFPVDVNGDCQSDFYMQTFRTNQINARMRANANTPDIPLIFRMGVRVYYRNARVGELETDQASLVMTSGEAQQTTHPLATLYTVMSQGDTNQSLEGYRNFLQDSP; this is encoded by the coding sequence ATGAAACCCCACGCCCTAATCCAAACCAAACGACTTTTAACCCATCATCGAGATCGCTTGGCTCCTGTTACTAGCCAGGATTCTGGCTTAACGCTGATTGAAGGGTTAGTGGCGATTCTCATTGTTTCAGCGGTGATTGTCGGTATCACACCCATGATGTTTTTATCGGTAGCAACCCGAATTCAAAACCGCCGGGCTGAACAAGCTCTACAGTTGGCTCATGGTCAGATTGACCAGATTCGAGTCCTAATGGAACAAGGTATTACAGATGGGAATATTGAGCAGATCGAGCCACAACTGCCACCTTTGGCTGGTGAAAGTAATATTAATGAGGTTGGCCCGCCGACTAGGGTGATTAATAGCTTGATGTCAACCAACTCAACTTGCAATGACTTGACGAATTTAGGACAGTTGACTCCTGATGCTGTTTTTCCTGTTGATGTTAATGGGGACTGTCAGTCTGACTTCTATATGCAGACCTTTCGTACCAATCAAATCAATGCCAGGATGCGGGCTAATGCAAATACCCCTGACATTCCTCTTATCTTTCGCATGGGAGTTCGGGTATATTATCGCAATGCCCGTGTTGGAGAGTTGGAAACTGACCAAGCCTCGTTAGTCATGACCAGTGGTGAGGCGCAGCAAACCACTCACCCTTTAGCTACGCTCTATACAGTCATGTCTCAAGGAGACACGAACCAATCTTTAGAAGGATATCGCAATTTCCTTCAAGATAGTCCCTAA
- the hpsA gene encoding hormogonium polysaccharide biosynthesis protein HpsA, which produces MANPHIWTPIKRWLRNTGKRLYTQFARQVRRLLQRLAPPRRRRSQGRMAGFVLPTAVMLLLVLSLIVGAILLRTISRTEQVMLSRRDRVIYNAATPAIDRAKAKLEFMFDREQEPRLPQGIPSQDFLKRIMLNQVVDQNDPVTQDPYTLPGETRIDINGDGQLDNAWTYQEDSNGDGENDLSVSYSIIWNFVETNLNAQGRAQQLFVRQGPVSAEPKPGCGTEIQIENGWLRDPDSSAILNKNFQINAFVRSTGEDRAVTTLEVQQERLASRLNKWGAWFRNDLEVFPGPDFKWNGAMYSGGNFMVGHRRRTDRFQAYLISGPGSCLYKAGPDTSEISVVAPRDDDDDEQFTGQIMVGFMPEDISSGGGIFHIYPEDETENPNVDNGTTLTPQNDSVATGTPSQAALDPIILFTQDRSQHRQPNQVRRDGNWSNTTFVEGERIINKQATRPLIDDFYRADNRYGPRPIYGGDENLDLIELGVEVGEPIPAQQDELISLTATTGEEEDDDEDSNDGFIKIGLDGYWERRAWREGMRVIVGQRLELGNDPFASPTQVQNNSDIPQLVDVQNLTNNREHESLQRRSFRDNLAAAQTTAVYHWSEGADDADERPVAGILTTVHPGTAETLKRGAIFEKPQINAQGQFGVKAAYSALFGPNFGDDDDELLIDFFTGRGTNGWELDVSELDIINPSVVDALENLANFAGDPDGAFPAVQRPGEIHPNPALTEWGNFSNLRRTLDDDLESLADYTNKHTAAMTLGALAYNVSYLDALDYGSVATELTELADRLEMLRDADLGNGEVIFLASKPSSTQEWNDLRNRFSPTLPTEYDDMGLSIFDRLPDEPSLLMVDDSGNVIVRTDPTPETYIEALEYTGAGFEPYQELARLIYLKEQVKRDREFGFLPSPTGREGYQTNNYVVEIPELATNGGEPGEDGEDGEDEGDLNVSVGDFVGAGTSICPADEDCLEVTSVNGTATVKFLPGFALGSGDEYPVNANGELALPLSFGCDIQDHDFFGLSDTPEGITLANNLCGATPKFPSLYYIFPTDDHGYRNNTSLGEEQPQAENDISGTWVADEEERGIMDLGRDLNNNGSLDDEIWYTSDPYINTVTTHTYRSFSEADLVSIAIKPVAGIENFVLPYDEDFREQCSEEFNGRPNPNCQEFNLIYDGEQEQYHRVAFKDTAFYVGRDKLNARSLNMDLELLANKVDSQANGTTPTGGDTWLAKGDDTQRPPLEGGIVYAFREDAVREDGIERPPGGTCQSINNIGNGCNTEVIRNIDPQVNPDNGISAKAVNFNPDPDRQIHGFRMINGEDISRQPLDQQPFGLSFISDNPAWVQGNFNCHKSPGGNCDQVIEEFQFTLSTQNNWGPNEFYNRRRRTNDLDRRFADLEQDSWRYTEFLVDAFGILSDNFCDGSVEDSFLVVPATGTTLGVNTELTQSLRDLERSSQGRSDQVYGCNYNAARQLTSYSSTLRPNGSVPSNAIWLRENPADPGSPIRISPNGNPRSFLDNSGDFSNGEYDGGYFEGLLEPHRRLLIEAPRQQRVNAMMISGIPPSRAQQSYGGLHNFPRFNEEWDSKDLLISGAFLQLNFSNYATGPYDHDAWEPRGPNSQPQAPEFIGYYGAPNRLWGYDVALQLARVAPISARLVEVERVRSEFYREPSADDPYIRNLRCAAGPDGDRLDPNVTGCP; this is translated from the coding sequence ATGGCTAACCCCCACATCTGGACTCCCATAAAACGTTGGTTACGCAACACCGGCAAGCGGTTATATACCCAATTTGCTCGCCAAGTGCGTCGTCTATTACAGCGGCTGGCCCCACCCCGCCGCCGTCGTTCTCAGGGGCGAATGGCCGGGTTTGTCCTGCCGACGGCGGTGATGTTGCTGCTGGTGTTGTCCCTGATTGTGGGGGCGATTCTGCTGCGAACCATTAGCCGGACTGAACAGGTGATGCTGTCTCGGCGCGATCGCGTTATCTATAATGCTGCCACGCCGGCGATCGACCGGGCCAAAGCCAAGTTGGAGTTCATGTTTGACCGCGAACAAGAACCTCGTCTTCCTCAGGGGATTCCGTCTCAAGACTTTCTGAAGCGGATTATGCTGAATCAGGTTGTTGATCAAAATGACCCCGTTACCCAAGACCCTTACACCCTTCCAGGGGAAACTCGCATTGATATCAATGGTGATGGTCAACTCGACAATGCCTGGACGTATCAGGAAGATAGTAATGGTGATGGTGAAAATGATTTAAGTGTTTCCTACTCGATTATTTGGAATTTTGTCGAGACAAATTTGAATGCTCAGGGGCGAGCGCAACAGTTATTCGTACGCCAAGGACCTGTGTCCGCCGAGCCTAAACCAGGCTGCGGGACTGAAATTCAGATTGAGAATGGTTGGCTACGAGATCCTGACAGTAGTGCTATCCTCAACAAAAACTTCCAAATTAACGCCTTCGTTAGGTCGACGGGGGAAGATAGAGCTGTAACCACCCTAGAAGTCCAGCAAGAGCGTCTTGCTAGTCGGTTGAATAAGTGGGGAGCTTGGTTCCGAAACGACTTAGAAGTCTTCCCTGGACCTGACTTTAAATGGAATGGAGCCATGTACAGCGGTGGTAACTTCATGGTGGGTCACCGTCGCCGTACCGACCGTTTTCAGGCTTATCTAATCAGTGGACCAGGGTCTTGTTTGTATAAAGCCGGACCTGATACATCAGAGATCTCCGTGGTTGCACCTCGAGATGATGACGATGATGAGCAGTTCACCGGTCAAATTATGGTTGGCTTTATGCCAGAAGACATCAGTAGTGGTGGAGGAATTTTCCATATTTATCCGGAGGATGAAACGGAGAATCCTAATGTTGATAATGGAACAACACTGACGCCGCAAAATGATTCAGTCGCCACGGGAACTCCATCCCAAGCTGCCCTAGATCCCATTATTTTGTTCACTCAAGACCGTTCCCAGCATCGGCAACCGAATCAGGTGCGCCGAGATGGAAACTGGTCAAATACTACCTTTGTAGAAGGGGAACGAATCATCAACAAACAGGCAACTCGGCCCTTGATCGATGACTTTTACAGGGCTGATAATCGTTATGGCCCGCGACCCATTTATGGAGGAGATGAGAACCTAGATCTAATCGAGCTAGGGGTTGAGGTAGGAGAACCAATTCCTGCGCAGCAGGATGAACTAATCAGTTTGACCGCCACAACTGGAGAGGAGGAAGATGATGATGAGGACAGCAATGACGGCTTCATTAAAATCGGCTTAGATGGGTATTGGGAACGCCGCGCCTGGCGTGAAGGAATGCGTGTCATTGTCGGACAACGCTTAGAACTCGGCAATGATCCCTTTGCTAGTCCCACCCAAGTCCAGAATAATAGTGATATTCCTCAACTGGTTGACGTCCAAAACTTAACCAACAATCGAGAACACGAGTCTCTGCAACGTCGCAGTTTCCGCGATAACCTAGCAGCAGCTCAAACCACAGCCGTCTATCACTGGAGTGAAGGCGCAGATGATGCTGATGAACGTCCAGTGGCGGGGATTCTGACCACAGTCCATCCCGGAACCGCTGAAACCTTGAAACGAGGTGCGATTTTTGAAAAACCTCAGATTAACGCCCAAGGTCAGTTTGGTGTGAAGGCTGCTTATTCCGCCCTATTTGGTCCCAATTTCGGTGATGACGACGATGAATTGCTCATTGACTTTTTTACTGGTCGTGGAACCAACGGCTGGGAATTAGATGTCAGCGAGTTAGACATCATTAACCCAAGTGTTGTCGATGCTCTGGAAAACTTGGCGAATTTCGCGGGAGACCCCGATGGTGCCTTTCCTGCGGTGCAACGACCTGGGGAGATTCATCCAAATCCGGCTTTAACAGAATGGGGGAACTTCTCCAATCTACGGCGAACTCTCGATGATGACCTAGAAAGCTTAGCGGATTACACCAATAAGCATACGGCAGCTATGACTCTAGGGGCGTTGGCTTATAACGTCAGTTATCTGGATGCCCTGGATTATGGGTCTGTTGCGACCGAGTTAACTGAGTTAGCAGATCGACTTGAGATGTTGCGGGATGCGGATCTCGGTAATGGTGAAGTCATTTTTCTCGCGAGTAAGCCTTCATCAACTCAGGAGTGGAACGACTTGCGGAACCGGTTTTCGCCGACTTTACCAACTGAGTATGATGACATGGGTCTCTCGATTTTCGACCGCTTGCCCGATGAACCCTCTTTGTTGATGGTCGATGACTCAGGCAATGTCATTGTCAGAACTGATCCAACTCCCGAAACCTATATTGAGGCTTTGGAATATACCGGTGCAGGTTTTGAGCCGTACCAGGAATTGGCACGCTTAATTTACCTCAAAGAACAGGTGAAGCGCGATCGCGAGTTTGGTTTTCTCCCATCGCCAACCGGTCGGGAGGGATATCAAACTAATAACTATGTCGTTGAGATTCCTGAGTTAGCCACCAATGGAGGAGAGCCTGGAGAAGATGGAGAAGATGGAGAAGACGAAGGAGACCTGAATGTCAGTGTTGGCGATTTTGTCGGTGCCGGAACTTCGATTTGCCCAGCTGATGAGGATTGTCTGGAAGTGACCAGTGTCAATGGCACAGCCACCGTGAAGTTCTTACCGGGGTTTGCTCTCGGCTCTGGTGATGAGTACCCCGTCAATGCTAATGGTGAGTTAGCTCTTCCCCTCAGCTTCGGCTGTGATATCCAAGACCACGACTTCTTCGGATTAAGTGACACCCCAGAAGGAATCACCCTAGCCAACAACCTCTGTGGTGCAACACCCAAGTTCCCCTCCCTGTACTATATCTTCCCTACCGATGACCATGGTTACCGGAATAACACCAGCCTAGGGGAAGAGCAACCCCAAGCCGAAAATGACATTAGTGGGACCTGGGTCGCTGATGAAGAGGAACGAGGCATTATGGACTTGGGCCGTGACCTCAATAATAATGGCAGTCTCGATGATGAAATTTGGTACACCAGTGACCCTTACATCAACACGGTAACCACTCACACCTACCGGTCCTTTAGTGAAGCTGACCTGGTCAGCATTGCCATTAAACCGGTTGCGGGTATCGAAAACTTTGTCCTTCCCTATGACGAAGACTTCCGAGAACAGTGTTCAGAAGAGTTCAACGGTCGGCCGAACCCGAACTGCCAAGAATTCAACCTTATCTACGATGGCGAACAAGAGCAATATCACCGCGTAGCCTTCAAAGATACGGCCTTTTATGTCGGACGAGATAAACTCAATGCTCGCTCCTTGAACATGGATCTCGAACTTCTAGCTAATAAAGTTGATAGTCAAGCCAACGGAACCACTCCTACGGGGGGCGATACCTGGTTAGCCAAGGGCGATGACACTCAGCGTCCTCCACTAGAAGGGGGAATCGTCTACGCATTCCGGGAAGATGCCGTCCGGGAAGATGGTATTGAACGACCTCCTGGTGGAACCTGCCAGAGCATCAATAATATTGGCAATGGTTGTAACACAGAGGTTATTCGTAACATTGACCCTCAGGTGAACCCTGACAATGGCATTAGCGCCAAAGCCGTTAACTTTAACCCAGACCCAGATCGACAGATTCACGGCTTCCGGATGATTAACGGAGAGGATATCTCCCGTCAACCACTCGACCAACAGCCCTTTGGCTTGAGTTTCATCTCCGATAACCCAGCTTGGGTACAAGGAAACTTCAATTGTCACAAGTCTCCGGGAGGGAATTGTGATCAAGTGATTGAAGAGTTTCAGTTCACCCTGTCAACCCAAAATAATTGGGGACCCAATGAGTTTTATAATCGGCGCCGTCGGACCAATGATTTGGATCGGCGATTTGCTGACCTGGAGCAGGACAGTTGGCGTTATACCGAGTTCCTGGTGGATGCCTTTGGTATTCTGTCTGATAACTTCTGTGACGGCAGTGTTGAGGATAGCTTTCTCGTCGTTCCCGCTACAGGGACAACGCTAGGAGTTAATACTGAACTGACCCAGTCCTTAAGAGACCTAGAACGGAGTTCCCAGGGCCGTTCCGATCAGGTGTATGGTTGTAATTACAACGCAGCGCGGCAATTGACATCCTATTCCTCCACCTTGCGTCCGAACGGTTCAGTTCCCAGCAATGCCATTTGGCTGCGGGAGAATCCCGCTGATCCCGGCTCACCGATTCGCATCTCTCCTAACGGGAACCCTCGATCATTCCTAGACAACTCTGGAGACTTTAGTAATGGCGAATATGATGGAGGCTATTTTGAGGGACTTTTGGAACCCCACCGAAGGTTGCTGATTGAAGCCCCCCGACAGCAGCGAGTCAATGCCATGATGATTAGCGGCATTCCTCCCTCTCGTGCCCAGCAGTCCTATGGCGGTCTGCATAACTTCCCCCGCTTTAATGAAGAGTGGGATAGCAAAGACCTCTTGATTTCGGGGGCGTTCCTACAACTGAACTTCAGCAACTATGCCACCGGTCCCTATGACCATGATGCTTGGGAACCCCGTGGTCCCAATTCACAACCCCAGGCTCCTGAGTTCATCGGTTACTACGGTGCGCCGAACCGTCTCTGGGGGTATGACGTCGCGTTGCAACTGGCCCGGGTTGCGCCTATCTCGGCCCGTTTGGTCGAGGTAGAACGGGTCCGTAGTGAGTTTTATCGAGAACCCTCGGCTGATGATCCGTACATCAGAAATCTCCGCTGTGCAGCAGGACCAGATGGAGATCGTCTTGACCCCAATGTGACGGGTTGTCCATAA